One genomic window of Candidatus Edwardsbacteria bacterium includes the following:
- the lpxK gene encoding tetraacyldisaccharide 4'-kinase, which yields MKPASADIASVIFLWPFSILYLLVYQLRRAGYRTGLLKTQKSRLPVVCVGNLGAGGTGKSPFCIMLAGELSTAGFKPAILSRGYKRTGGKGSEITVISDWQKILAVPAESGDEPFLMAQKLLGRAIVIVGKDRIRAAEMAAAAGADVIIMDDGFQHWRMARDLDIVLLDGKRPLGNGWLLPAGRLREPAPALKRADIIIATRCGGHDGCQPIERLVKKYHLGQPVFYCDHRAVRLKPLSDQPVSGAIKPANGNKLLLFSGIARPDSFQNSIKALGYEISGHIIFGDHHSYDRSDRERISRAAVDCGAVVTTEKDAVKLPAGWNPGKPLSVLEIEISFSPESGKGKLLEIIKEALRR from the coding sequence ATGAAGCCAGCATCAGCCGACATAGCATCCGTTATTTTTCTCTGGCCCTTTTCGATCCTGTATCTTCTGGTCTATCAATTGCGGAGGGCGGGCTACCGGACAGGGCTTTTAAAGACCCAAAAAAGCCGGCTTCCGGTGGTCTGCGTGGGAAACCTAGGCGCCGGGGGCACCGGCAAGAGCCCCTTCTGCATCATGCTGGCCGGGGAACTATCGACGGCGGGATTTAAACCGGCCATATTATCCAGGGGTTACAAAAGGACGGGTGGCAAAGGCTCGGAAATAACCGTTATCAGCGACTGGCAGAAGATCCTGGCCGTCCCCGCCGAGTCGGGCGACGAGCCTTTTTTGATGGCTCAAAAACTGCTGGGCAGGGCCATCGTCATAGTGGGCAAAGACCGGATCCGGGCCGCGGAGATGGCGGCAGCAGCCGGGGCCGATGTGATCATCATGGATGACGGCTTCCAGCACTGGCGGATGGCCCGGGACCTGGATATCGTGCTGCTGGACGGCAAACGGCCGCTGGGCAACGGCTGGCTGCTGCCGGCCGGCCGGCTGCGGGAGCCGGCCCCGGCCCTTAAACGGGCCGATATCATTATCGCCACCAGATGCGGCGGCCACGACGGCTGTCAACCCATCGAAAGGCTGGTGAAAAAATATCATCTAGGCCAGCCGGTATTTTACTGCGATCACCGGGCCGTCAGATTAAAACCGTTGAGTGATCAACCAGTGAGTGGGGCTATCAAACCGGCAAATGGCAATAAACTGCTTTTGTTCTCCGGCATCGCCCGGCCGGATTCATTCCAGAACAGCATCAAGGCGCTGGGATACGAGATCTCGGGTCACATCATCTTCGGAGACCATCATTCCTATGATCGGTCCGACCGGGAAAGGATATCGCGGGCGGCCGTCGATTGCGGGGCCGTGGTCACTACCGAGAAGGATGCGGTAAAACTGCCGGCGGGCTGGAACCCGGGGAAGCCGCTATCGGTACTGGAGATCGAGATCTCTTTTAGTCCGGAGTCAGGGAAGGGAAAATTACTTGAAATCATCAAAGAGGCTCTAAGGCGATGA
- a CDS encoding HAMP domain-containing protein: protein MIKFFHSLKTKLTLSFIIMILLISGLAFFYTFNHTKKALKEQMRTELMAVASAVAVNIDGDLHAGIKPGDEGTPAFGAIGQALLRVQKANDHITYIYTMRKTEEGAVFVVDPDPEEPCAIGEAYDEVNDEMLAGFQRPSADNEFVTDQWGTFLSGYAPIRDSLGNSVGLVGVDMTSKDVLAKQRFIGNTIYLIIGIAVLFAGFIILLFSGTIIKDVNRLNRIANRISMGDMEVKMDVRRNDEIGDLADSFGRMVASLKIVMMEKGESENKTEQGK, encoded by the coding sequence TTCTTCCACAGCCTTAAGACCAAGCTTACCTTAAGCTTCATAATTATGATCCTGCTGATATCCGGACTGGCTTTCTTCTATACCTTCAATCATACCAAGAAGGCCCTAAAGGAACAGATGCGGACCGAGCTGATGGCGGTGGCCTCGGCCGTTGCGGTGAACATCGACGGCGATCTCCATGCCGGGATCAAGCCGGGCGACGAGGGAACCCCGGCCTTTGGGGCCATCGGCCAGGCCCTGCTCAGGGTCCAGAAGGCCAACGATCACATCACCTATATCTACACCATGCGGAAGACCGAAGAGGGCGCGGTGTTCGTGGTGGATCCCGATCCCGAGGAGCCCTGCGCCATCGGCGAGGCATACGACGAGGTCAATGACGAAATGCTGGCCGGGTTCCAAAGACCCAGCGCCGACAATGAATTCGTGACCGACCAGTGGGGGACATTCCTCTCGGGCTACGCCCCCATCCGGGATTCGCTGGGCAATTCGGTGGGGTTGGTGGGGGTGGACATGACCAGCAAGGACGTGCTCGCCAAGCAGAGGTTCATCGGGAACACCATCTACCTGATCATCGGCATCGCGGTGCTGTTCGCCGGGTTCATCATCCTGCTGTTCTCGGGGACCATCATCAAGGACGTCAACCGCCTCAACCGGATCGCCAACCGGATCAGCATGGGCGACATGGAGGTGAAGATGGATGTCAGACGGAACGACGAGATCGGCGACCTGGCGGATTCCTTCGGCCGGATGGTGGCCAGCCTGAAGATCGTGATGATGGAAAAAGGGGAATCGGAAAATAAAACGGAGCAGGGGAAATGA
- a CDS encoding tetratricopeptide repeat protein has protein sequence MNKCPFLSVHTTIREIKYDSEGKITEEKETPQTELKDCLEAQCEIFDSAAGKCSLPAIDSKIQPAGSEEQLAVLKSILAETKEARENTAASQLHVLKKAEATNDLLHGLKEKMSTVGAVDLGPVQSSLADLRSALDQNQAKFTDILELILEDQQNRAAQGGLKDNLAPMLQSTSDIKEALVLNQNKFGDILELILEDQQNRAAQGSRETELLAEISQKQERMVEALGRGLNADSLNEGLAKMMDRSGEYLKSLSEADAVRQSRLEEMEKQLIKLQQTMQELLEGQRNEQRDISNERRRQKGNEHNDRGVMLFHRRELAAAEAEFHRALDIRPDFAEAYNNLGLTLSDLGKKEEAVEAFKRAIDLSPEAPEAYNNLGCLYRIKKDYQQAVELFNQAIAKREDYSLAYFNLGVAYEELEKFELAIKAWEKVLNLQPTHEEARRKLASYRARR, from the coding sequence ATGAATAAATGCCCCTTTCTGTCGGTGCACACCACCATCAGGGAAATAAAATACGACTCCGAGGGAAAGATAACCGAGGAGAAGGAAACACCCCAGACGGAACTCAAGGACTGCCTGGAGGCGCAGTGCGAGATCTTCGACAGCGCGGCCGGCAAATGCTCCCTGCCTGCCATTGACAGCAAGATCCAGCCGGCGGGCAGCGAGGAGCAACTGGCGGTCCTCAAATCCATCCTGGCCGAGACCAAGGAGGCCCGGGAGAACACCGCCGCCTCCCAGCTGCATGTGCTTAAAAAAGCCGAGGCCACCAACGACCTGCTTCACGGTTTGAAGGAGAAAATGTCCACGGTCGGGGCGGTGGACCTGGGGCCGGTGCAGAGCAGCCTGGCCGATCTGAGATCCGCGTTGGATCAGAACCAGGCCAAGTTCACCGACATCCTGGAATTGATACTGGAGGATCAGCAGAATCGGGCCGCCCAGGGCGGGCTTAAGGATAATCTGGCTCCGATGCTGCAGAGCACCTCTGATATCAAGGAGGCCCTGGTGCTGAACCAGAACAAATTCGGCGACATCCTGGAACTGATCCTGGAGGACCAGCAGAACCGGGCCGCCCAGGGCAGCCGGGAAACAGAACTGCTGGCCGAGATATCCCAGAAGCAGGAGAGGATGGTGGAGGCCCTGGGCCGGGGGCTTAATGCCGACAGCCTGAACGAGGGTCTGGCCAAGATGATGGACCGGTCGGGCGAATACCTGAAATCCCTGAGCGAGGCCGATGCCGTCAGGCAGTCCCGCCTGGAGGAGATGGAGAAGCAGTTGATCAAACTGCAGCAGACCATGCAGGAGCTTTTGGAGGGCCAGCGCAACGAACAGCGGGACATCAGCAACGAACGGAGGCGACAGAAGGGCAACGAGCATAACGACCGGGGGGTGATGCTTTTTCACCGCCGGGAGCTGGCGGCCGCCGAGGCGGAATTTCACAGGGCCCTGGACATCCGGCCGGATTTTGCCGAGGCCTACAACAACCTGGGGCTGACCCTGAGCGACCTGGGCAAAAAGGAGGAGGCGGTGGAGGCCTTCAAGAGGGCCATCGACCTGTCCCCCGAGGCCCCGGAGGCCTACAACAACCTGGGCTGCCTGTACCGCATCAAGAAGGACTATCAGCAGGCGGTGGAGCTGTTCAACCAGGCCATCGCCAAGCGGGAGGACTACTCCCTGGCCTACTTCAACCTGGGGGTGGCCTACGAGGAGCTGGAGAAATTCGAACTGGCCATCAAGGCCTGGGAGAAGGTGCTCAACCTGCAGCCCACCCATGAGGAGGCCCGGAGAAAACTGGCCTCCTACCGGGCCCGGAGGTAG
- a CDS encoding pitrilysin family protein gives MRKMFLAVALFLAAAGMVSAQNIWTPPQPKRIVLKNGLTILLLENHQLPVISAEVMVKAGSVTDPAGYAGLANFTIEMLAKGTSSRSALDIADNFDFVGAQFAVKCDYDAAFISLTTLTKDFNRTGPVLFDLLTKPAFDSLETGRLKAELLSAIEAKGDRPNTQSAEAFNLMLFKDHPYAHPGMGDAESVSRISRQDLAGYHKKYYAPNNCIISLVGDFKSSQIKRMLEQNLGTWAARKIPQSILPEIPPIGQPRALLINRQINQAYINLGFLGPRRSDPDYQAIRVMNYILGGGGFVSRLVKNIRMAQGLAYDVDSYYDPRSDFGPYILSVQTKCASADTAIKSLIAEMRLIQSQPVSEKELKEAKDYIRGSYPFRFETSGQTARQFLYLELYDLGADYFRQDMQKTLQVTQADVMAAAKKYLKPDNFLLAMVTDTSQTKLNIPGLKIEKQ, from the coding sequence ATGAGAAAGATGTTTTTGGCCGTCGCTTTGTTTTTGGCCGCAGCCGGAATGGTTTCAGCCCAGAATATCTGGACCCCTCCCCAGCCCAAAAGGATCGTTCTCAAAAACGGATTGACGATACTGCTGTTGGAGAACCACCAGTTGCCAGTGATATCGGCGGAGGTTATGGTCAAGGCCGGCAGCGTTACTGATCCTGCCGGATATGCCGGCCTGGCTAATTTCACAATCGAGATGCTGGCCAAGGGCACTTCCTCCCGCAGTGCGCTGGATATCGCCGATAATTTCGATTTTGTGGGCGCCCAGTTCGCAGTCAAATGCGACTATGACGCGGCCTTCATCTCCTTGACCACCCTGACGAAGGATTTTAACCGGACCGGGCCGGTTTTATTCGACCTGCTGACCAAACCGGCTTTTGACTCCCTGGAGACCGGGCGGCTGAAAGCCGAGTTGCTCTCGGCCATCGAGGCCAAGGGGGACCGTCCCAATACCCAGTCAGCCGAAGCCTTTAACCTGATGCTGTTCAAAGATCACCCCTACGCCCATCCCGGGATGGGCGACGCCGAAAGCGTCTCCCGCATTTCCCGGCAGGACCTGGCCGGATACCATAAGAAATACTATGCTCCCAATAACTGCATTATCTCGCTGGTGGGGGATTTTAAAAGCTCCCAGATCAAAAGAATGCTGGAGCAAAATCTGGGAACTTGGGCCGCCCGGAAAATACCCCAATCGATCCTTCCGGAGATACCGCCCATCGGGCAGCCCCGGGCTTTGCTGATAAACCGCCAGATCAACCAAGCCTACATCAATCTGGGATTTCTGGGGCCCAGAAGGAGCGATCCCGATTATCAGGCCATCCGGGTGATGAATTACATCCTGGGCGGAGGCGGCTTCGTATCCCGGCTGGTCAAAAATATCCGGATGGCCCAGGGCCTGGCCTATGACGTGGATTCGTATTACGATCCCCGCAGCGATTTCGGGCCCTACATCCTATCCGTCCAGACCAAATGCGCCTCGGCTGACACCGCCATCAAGAGCTTGATAGCTGAGATGCGGCTGATCCAGAGCCAGCCGGTCAGCGAAAAGGAGCTGAAAGAAGCCAAGGACTACATCCGGGGCAGCTATCCCTTCCGCTTCGAAACCAGCGGCCAGACCGCCCGGCAGTTCCTGTACCTGGAACTTTACGATCTGGGGGCGGATTATTTCCGGCAGGATATGCAGAAGACGCTTCAGGTGACCCAGGCCGACGTAATGGCCGCCGCCAAAAAATACCTGAAGCCGGACAATTTCCTGCTGGCGATGGTCACCGACACCAGCCAGACAAAATTGAACATCCCCGGCTTGAAGATAGAAAAGCAATAG
- a CDS encoding pitrilysin family protein, translated as MRKLILAASCLALVVSGAGAVDTLAVHQDSLANGLKILTVEKPGLPLVSFQVWYRVGSRNERPGITGISHLLEHMMFKGTDKIGPEEFSRIVQKYGGHSNAFTSQDYTAYYENISTEFLSVAMELESDRMANLKLDPREFEPERNVVKEERRLRENSPYGRLFEEMNAAAYTAHPYGWPVLGWMTDIEAITPQDLRDYYRIYYAPNNAACVIVGAVNRKEAVALVEKYFGGIPRNKTSPPKVATVEPPQMGERRVKVLKDTRMPLVAMGYHTPEIGQPDTYALELLSNILSNGESSRLYRSLVYDKQLALFAGGYNDTQTDPTLFIFYSAPLKGHNTEELEQAITEELEKIRRDGVSPRELQKSKNQLEADFIFQQQRNNGLAVQIGSAQTRLSWSYLNSYLKNIRAVSNQDIISAANKYFIDQNRTVATLIPTGAPQSKGEAQ; from the coding sequence ATGAGAAAATTAATTCTGGCGGCATCCTGCCTGGCCCTGGTGGTCTCCGGGGCCGGGGCCGTTGACACCCTGGCGGTCCATCAGGACAGCCTGGCCAACGGCCTGAAAATACTGACCGTGGAGAAGCCCGGCCTGCCACTGGTCAGCTTCCAGGTGTGGTACCGGGTGGGCTCCCGCAACGAGCGTCCCGGCATCACCGGGATCTCCCACCTGCTGGAGCACATGATGTTCAAGGGGACCGACAAGATCGGTCCCGAGGAGTTCTCCAGGATCGTCCAGAAATACGGCGGTCACAGCAATGCTTTCACCAGCCAGGACTACACCGCCTATTACGAGAATATCTCCACCGAGTTCCTTTCGGTGGCCATGGAACTGGAGTCGGACCGGATGGCCAACCTGAAGCTGGATCCCAGGGAGTTCGAACCGGAGCGCAATGTGGTCAAGGAGGAGCGCCGCCTCAGGGAAAACTCGCCCTATGGGCGGCTGTTCGAGGAGATGAATGCCGCCGCCTATACCGCCCATCCCTACGGCTGGCCGGTGCTGGGCTGGATGACCGACATTGAAGCCATCACCCCTCAGGATCTTCGCGACTATTATCGGATCTATTATGCCCCCAACAACGCCGCCTGCGTGATAGTGGGTGCAGTCAACCGCAAAGAAGCGGTAGCCCTGGTGGAAAAATATTTCGGCGGCATCCCCCGCAACAAGACATCACCGCCCAAAGTTGCCACCGTGGAACCTCCCCAGATGGGCGAGCGCCGGGTCAAGGTGCTGAAGGACACCCGGATGCCGCTGGTGGCCATGGGATATCACACGCCGGAAATAGGACAGCCCGACACCTACGCTCTGGAGCTGCTTTCCAATATCCTCAGCAACGGCGAAAGCTCTCGGCTCTACCGCAGCTTGGTCTACGATAAACAGCTGGCCCTGTTCGCCGGCGGATATAACGACACCCAGACCGACCCCACCCTGTTCATCTTCTATTCCGCGCCGCTGAAGGGTCACAATACCGAAGAACTGGAGCAGGCCATAACCGAAGAGCTGGAGAAGATCAGGCGGGATGGCGTCTCCCCGCGGGAACTGCAAAAAAGCAAAAACCAGCTGGAAGCGGATTTTATCTTCCAGCAGCAACGGAACAACGGCCTGGCCGTCCAGATCGGTTCGGCCCAGACCCGGCTCTCCTGGAGCTACCTGAACAGCTACCTTAAGAATATCCGGGCGGTAAGCAACCAGGACATCATCTCCGCGGCCAATAAATATTTCATCGACCAGAACCGGACCGTGGCCACCCTGATCCCGACCGGCGCCCCCCAGAGCAAAGGAGAGGCCCAATGA
- the nadA gene encoding quinolinate synthase NadA, which translates to MILEDYQRLPDEELYKIISRLKEERDAAFLVHNYQVLPVQRLADFIGDSLALAQAAVRVKAKTIVFCGVHFMAESAKLLNPEKTVLLPDRGAGCPMADMVTPEALRQAREKHNNPIVVTYVNSTAAVKAESDICCTSSNAVDIINSLPADREILFVPDRNLGAYAAKMTGRKLILWPGYCYVHNRFTVRDIINAREEHPGATFIVHPESPPEVIERADMAASTYGMVQAVKEHPEISEWVIGTEQGLIDQLAAANPQKGIYPLAANAVCRNMKMITLAKAAWGLENQKYEITVPAEVAEKARLALERMLEVAKQTFPLPLP; encoded by the coding sequence ATGATCCTGGAAGATTATCAAAGATTACCAGACGAAGAACTGTATAAAATAATATCCCGGCTCAAAGAAGAGCGGGATGCGGCCTTTCTGGTGCACAACTACCAAGTGCTGCCGGTCCAGAGGCTGGCCGACTTCATTGGCGATTCCCTGGCCCTGGCCCAGGCGGCGGTCAGGGTCAAGGCCAAAACCATCGTCTTCTGCGGGGTGCACTTCATGGCCGAGAGCGCCAAGCTGCTCAACCCCGAAAAAACCGTTCTGCTGCCGGACCGGGGCGCCGGCTGCCCCATGGCCGATATGGTCACGCCGGAGGCCCTGCGCCAGGCCAGGGAAAAACACAACAACCCGATAGTGGTCACCTACGTCAACAGCACGGCGGCGGTCAAGGCCGAGAGCGACATCTGCTGCACCTCGTCCAATGCGGTGGATATAATCAACTCGCTGCCGGCGGACCGGGAGATCCTGTTCGTGCCGGACAGGAACCTGGGGGCATATGCCGCCAAGATGACGGGAAGGAAATTGATCCTGTGGCCGGGGTACTGCTATGTGCATAACCGCTTTACGGTCCGGGATATCATCAATGCCAGGGAAGAACATCCCGGGGCCACCTTTATCGTCCATCCGGAGAGTCCGCCGGAGGTGATCGAGCGGGCCGATATGGCGGCCTCCACCTATGGGATGGTGCAGGCGGTGAAGGAGCATCCGGAGATAAGCGAATGGGTGATCGGAACCGAACAAGGGTTGATCGATCAATTAGCTGCCGCCAATCCCCAAAAGGGCATATATCCCCTGGCGGCCAATGCGGTGTGCCGGAACATGAAGATGATCACCCTGGCCAAGGCGGCCTGGGGCCTGGAGAATCAGAAATATGAGATAACGGTCCCGGCCGAAGTGGCCGAAAAGGCCAGGCTGGCGCTGGAGCGGATGCTGGAGGTAGCAAAGCAGACCTTTCCCCTACCCCTCCCCTAA